Proteins encoded within one genomic window of Streptomyces kaniharaensis:
- a CDS encoding DUF5753 domain-containing protein, translated as MREPHDELKAPARLRQEADLRRDQKPMTFFIYESVLWTRFGGTEILREQLASLLEDSEQPWVTIRVVPFDIDTFPGAVENLTYAFGKVPELDTVEVESSRGPVYMDAVSELTSYRSIFDRTESMALSENKSRSLIRKIAKSL; from the coding sequence GTGCGTGAGCCCCACGACGAGCTGAAGGCCCCTGCCCGACTCCGCCAGGAGGCCGATCTGCGTCGCGACCAGAAGCCGATGACCTTCTTCATCTACGAATCCGTGCTGTGGACTCGCTTCGGGGGCACCGAGATCCTCCGGGAGCAACTGGCATCCCTGCTCGAAGACTCCGAGCAGCCATGGGTAACGATCCGAGTCGTACCGTTCGACATCGACACGTTCCCCGGGGCTGTTGAGAACCTCACCTACGCGTTCGGCAAGGTGCCAGAACTCGACACCGTCGAGGTTGAGTCCTCCCGTGGTCCCGTGTACATGGATGCCGTCAGCGAGCTCACCAGCTATCGCTCCATCTTCGACCGCACCGAATCGATGGCGCTGAGCGAGAACAAGTCTCGTAGCCTGATTCGCAAGATCGCAAAGAGCCTATGA
- a CDS encoding DUF397 domain-containing protein, whose translation MTYTEWQKSSFSGSGNDCVEVCTTNGAVELRESDEGHLILRTTPTTFATFLQAAKAGEFHHVIATS comes from the coding sequence ATGACCTACACCGAGTGGCAGAAGTCATCCTTCAGCGGGTCCGGCAATGACTGCGTGGAGGTCTGCACGACCAACGGGGCGGTCGAACTCCGCGAGTCCGACGAGGGCCACCTCATCCTCCGCACCACCCCCACCACCTTCGCCACCTTCCTCCAAGCCGCCAAGGCCGGCGAATTCCACCACGTCATCGCCACTTCGTAG
- a CDS encoding patatin-like phospholipase family protein: MHALDRALVLGAGGLVGTAWTAGIASGLRRSGVDLGEAELIVGTSAGAITAALLATGQDPDRLAAPVRPAGSDSTPPQVDGRSVGEAFAVLGNAASDPAGARRRVGQIALAAETGPEQAHVARMRAMVGADQWPDRQLLIPAVDAETGEQEVFDRASGAPLSSAVAASTAFPGIYPPITINGRRYMDGALQSATNAGLAAGARTLVVIDPQAHLFPRELLHQELAVAAAHTVVTIEPDPESIRAFGSDLNDRTAWEPAYQAGLRQAADAAEQLGLAWKTGSDTD; this comes from the coding sequence ATGCACGCACTCGACCGGGCACTCGTACTGGGCGCCGGAGGTCTCGTCGGCACGGCCTGGACGGCTGGGATCGCCAGCGGACTGCGCCGCAGCGGGGTGGATCTCGGCGAGGCCGAACTGATCGTCGGAACCTCGGCCGGCGCGATCACCGCCGCACTGCTGGCCACCGGTCAGGACCCCGACCGGCTCGCCGCCCCAGTGCGCCCCGCCGGCTCCGACAGCACTCCTCCCCAGGTGGACGGGCGCTCGGTGGGCGAGGCATTCGCTGTACTCGGTAATGCCGCCTCGGACCCGGCCGGGGCACGGCGCCGAGTGGGCCAGATCGCGCTCGCTGCCGAGACCGGCCCCGAGCAGGCACATGTCGCCCGGATGCGCGCCATGGTCGGCGCGGACCAATGGCCGGACCGGCAGCTGCTCATCCCCGCGGTGGACGCCGAGACGGGCGAGCAGGAGGTCTTCGACCGCGCGAGTGGCGCACCGCTGTCCTCCGCCGTGGCGGCAAGCACGGCCTTCCCGGGCATCTACCCGCCGATCACCATCAACGGCCGTCGATACATGGACGGCGCCCTGCAGTCGGCGACCAACGCCGGACTCGCGGCGGGAGCCCGCACGCTCGTCGTGATCGACCCGCAGGCGCACCTGTTCCCCCGCGAGTTGCTCCACCAGGAGCTGGCGGTCGCCGCGGCGCACACCGTGGTGACCATCGAGCCCGATCCGGAATCGATACGCGCATTCGGCTCGGACCTGAATGACCGGACAGCCTGGGAACCGGCCTACCAGGCGGGTCTTCGCCAAGCCGCCGATGCTGCAGAGCAGCTTGGTCTCGCCTGGAAGACCGGATCCGACACGGACTGA
- a CDS encoding TetR family transcriptional regulator, with amino-acid sequence MGRPPDPARREATLARATDYVLAHGLAGLSLRPLAAALDTSPRMLLYDFGSKQELISAVLAEARRRGATRLAENLPTEAASPEEHLRDIWAWMSAPERAPFVRLFFEVHADGLAHPENYPDRAEAITGWFNTLGATLHGITTGPDDTITPTLVMAVIRGLLFDLTTTGDRRRTDRALDRFCELLRH; translated from the coding sequence GTGGGGCGACCCCCAGATCCCGCCCGACGGGAGGCCACGCTGGCGCGGGCGACCGACTACGTACTGGCGCACGGCCTGGCCGGGCTGAGCCTGCGGCCGCTGGCCGCAGCTCTCGACACCAGCCCGCGGATGCTGCTCTACGACTTCGGCAGCAAGCAGGAGTTGATCTCTGCCGTCCTTGCCGAGGCCCGCCGCCGCGGTGCGACACGGTTGGCCGAGAACCTCCCGACGGAGGCAGCCTCTCCGGAGGAACACCTGCGCGACATCTGGGCCTGGATGAGCGCACCGGAGCGCGCCCCGTTCGTCCGTCTGTTCTTCGAGGTGCACGCCGACGGCCTCGCTCACCCCGAGAACTACCCGGACCGGGCCGAGGCGATCACGGGCTGGTTCAACACCCTCGGCGCCACGTTGCACGGCATCACCACCGGCCCTGACGACACCATCACTCCCACGTTGGTCATGGCCGTCATCCGGGGCCTGCTGTTCGATCTCACGACCACCGGGGACCGCCGCCGCACCGACCGCGCCCTGGACCGCTTCTGCGAACTCCTCCGGCATTGA
- a CDS encoding VOC family protein, translating into MASIKQFQVTFDCAEPERVARFWCDVLGYVVPPPPKGFATWGDFDRSLPSERQGSAFACIDPSGVGPRLYFQRVPEGKVVKNRVHLDVRVGTGLVGEERLAALEAECARLVALGAVRVRLLYDGGDDSCIHMEDIEGNDFCLD; encoded by the coding sequence ATGGCATCGATCAAGCAGTTCCAAGTCACCTTCGACTGCGCGGAACCTGAGCGCGTCGCTCGTTTCTGGTGCGATGTGCTGGGGTACGTCGTACCGCCGCCACCGAAGGGGTTTGCCACCTGGGGCGATTTCGATCGCTCGCTGCCGTCTGAGCGTCAGGGTTCGGCGTTCGCCTGCATCGACCCCTCGGGTGTGGGCCCGCGGCTGTACTTCCAGCGTGTCCCCGAAGGCAAGGTCGTCAAGAACCGGGTGCATCTTGACGTGCGGGTCGGCACCGGACTCGTGGGTGAAGAGCGCCTCGCCGCACTCGAAGCCGAGTGCGCACGCCTGGTCGCGCTCGGCGCAGTACGCGTGCGACTGCTGTATGACGGCGGCGACGACTCGTGCATCCACATGGAGGACATCGAGGGCAACGACTTCTGTCTCGACTGA
- a CDS encoding GNAT family N-acetyltransferase, which translates to MTTELLRHRDLPPNVRQVLLDVYADVRAPLLHLPNYRVAAFAERLDRHAAEPGFEVVIAYDDHVPVGYAYANTLAPDDRWWKRMTEPLPDGLTEVPTVALKEIGVRTPWRGTGVARRIHDELLSGRTENHVTLLANPLAGDGKVEALYESWGYETFNSQQPSPESPRLIAMIRSVAA; encoded by the coding sequence GTGACCACCGAGCTCCTCCGGCACCGCGACCTGCCCCCCAACGTCCGGCAGGTCCTGCTGGACGTCTACGCCGACGTACGAGCGCCGCTGCTGCACCTGCCGAACTACCGCGTCGCCGCGTTCGCGGAACGCCTCGACCGGCACGCGGCCGAGCCAGGCTTCGAGGTGGTCATCGCCTACGACGACCATGTGCCGGTCGGATACGCCTACGCCAACACCCTTGCGCCGGACGACCGCTGGTGGAAGCGCATGACCGAGCCGCTGCCCGATGGCTTGACCGAGGTGCCCACGGTAGCGCTCAAGGAGATCGGCGTCCGGACTCCCTGGCGCGGAACCGGTGTCGCCCGACGTATCCATGACGAGCTACTGTCCGGCCGCACCGAGAATCACGTCACTCTGCTGGCCAACCCGCTCGCCGGAGACGGCAAGGTCGAAGCCCTGTACGAGTCTTGGGGCTACGAGACGTTCAACAGCCAGCAGCCTTCGCCCGAGTCGCCTCGCCTGATCGCCATGATCCGTTCTGTGGCCGCGTGA
- a CDS encoding helix-turn-helix domain-containing protein → MVANILLRRRMAERRMTKAELACEVNNEIEMLTGKAGTVSERTIHNWLTGATRWPPAKIRHALKAVFGCSLEELGFVPTSRTRTTPEEDVRRRDFMTAVGGSVLAAAATTAASTTSRRIGTADIERLQFRFAEVIASDHRLGGRLSIESQAAALADAALALQEHGIATQRIRSALYACAASFTSSAMWAAIDGRRFDAALRHHQKAAYLAAMSGDFSIQFRIWSHAGSLYRHLGRPGDALAANDVARNLPITRRDPLFASLGHARHAAIHGLTGDVNAVRRSLGRVQEALDRADPSAPRPLWIAAFYDQAELDSLALAAHLSAGNWEDAEAHAHRSLAGLRDTMQRSRAITTVRLAQAQLGQGDFEHAVSTAMAVPTEVSNHPRITGMLTVFGAKLDDLAVGSSPARDWAEYAHTIWRTT, encoded by the coding sequence ATGGTGGCCAACATCCTTCTCCGCCGCAGGATGGCCGAACGCCGCATGACGAAAGCCGAGTTGGCCTGCGAGGTGAACAATGAGATCGAGATGCTCACCGGGAAAGCCGGCACGGTGTCCGAGCGAACGATCCACAACTGGCTGACCGGCGCGACTCGGTGGCCACCTGCCAAGATCCGCCACGCACTCAAGGCGGTGTTCGGCTGCAGCCTCGAAGAACTCGGCTTCGTCCCGACGAGCCGGACCCGCACCACACCGGAGGAAGACGTGAGACGGCGCGACTTCATGACCGCCGTAGGAGGGAGCGTCCTGGCCGCCGCCGCTACGACCGCGGCGTCGACCACGTCGCGCCGGATCGGCACTGCCGACATCGAACGGCTGCAGTTTCGTTTTGCCGAGGTCATCGCCAGCGATCACCGACTCGGCGGCCGGCTGAGCATCGAATCTCAAGCGGCCGCCCTCGCTGACGCAGCCCTTGCTCTCCAGGAACACGGCATCGCGACCCAACGGATTCGGTCCGCCCTGTATGCCTGTGCGGCTTCCTTCACCTCCAGCGCGATGTGGGCCGCTATCGACGGTCGCCGTTTCGACGCCGCTCTCCGGCACCACCAGAAGGCCGCGTACCTCGCGGCCATGTCCGGCGACTTCAGCATTCAGTTCCGGATCTGGTCGCACGCCGGGAGCCTCTATCGTCACCTCGGACGGCCCGGCGACGCGCTCGCCGCCAACGACGTCGCCCGCAACCTGCCGATCACCCGCCGTGATCCCTTGTTTGCCTCGCTTGGGCATGCCAGGCACGCGGCCATCCACGGCCTGACCGGCGACGTCAATGCCGTTCGCCGGTCTCTCGGCCGGGTTCAGGAGGCCCTGGACCGTGCGGACCCGAGCGCGCCGCGGCCGCTGTGGATAGCAGCCTTCTACGACCAGGCCGAACTCGACTCCCTCGCCCTTGCGGCCCACCTGTCAGCAGGGAACTGGGAGGACGCCGAAGCCCACGCGCACCGTAGCCTTGCCGGTCTCCGCGACACCATGCAGCGGTCCCGCGCGATCACCACCGTCCGCCTCGCCCAAGCCCAACTGGGCCAAGGGGACTTCGAGCACGCCGTCTCCACCGCCATGGCGGTGCCGACCGAAGTCTCCAACCATCCTCGTATCACCGGCATGCTGACCGTCTTCGGTGCCAAGCTGGACGACCTGGCTGTCGGCAGCAGCCCGGCCCGGGACTGGGCCGAGTACGCCCACACCATCTGGAGGACTACGTGA
- a CDS encoding asparagine synthase-related protein — protein sequence MFDIRLTHDDISPTRTWQWAGSRWQCGSSWIAPFRHQLTEQAALTDGIRTVFIAAARKTHSSPTRPEPTTVPPSTYDKTLRKLREDRDDWTTIELVPGQTARVRTGSACTAPQYLAVTGKVLHGSWDLLNLRDHQASDRLDPVAVTRMIGLRNRYSASTLWQDIKLLTERATAHFPDDGRLLIRFPEPAEHSRARSLLAGTDPIPLFRDLLERTVTRLPWTGSRTAVQLSAGMDSTTVALALRTAPQGTGVTAGTVVLDTERGLQQNGRRRLILEHIASGWTSITVNAMDHLPYGGTSLFSRAGRVSPTSDIYIDALETLAARFADLGVRAVFTGIGGDELMATTAAEDIAGPGGFEPDAPPWLGSAARALLVDVDSAITPAAVVPETALMAKTVCGPALMRRGMWPIHPLTDPLLVRFCEWLPVEWRRGKHLMRELIGRTGMPVQVARPPVVENFHHVIVTAMCRHGAPRIRQILSDGSPLIEARLLDPDGLAQVADRLEAGKPTGDDHEVVFALLADSALTTR from the coding sequence ATGTTCGACATCCGCCTCACCCACGACGACATCTCTCCTACCCGCACCTGGCAGTGGGCCGGGAGCCGCTGGCAATGCGGATCATCGTGGATCGCCCCGTTTCGGCACCAGCTGACCGAGCAGGCCGCCCTGACCGACGGCATCCGCACCGTGTTCATCGCAGCTGCCAGGAAAACCCACTCCAGCCCAACCCGCCCCGAGCCCACCACCGTCCCGCCCAGCACCTATGACAAGACGCTCCGCAAACTCCGGGAGGATCGAGACGACTGGACCACGATTGAGCTCGTCCCTGGTCAGACCGCCAGAGTACGGACCGGCAGCGCGTGCACAGCCCCGCAGTACCTCGCCGTTACGGGCAAGGTACTTCACGGCTCGTGGGACCTGTTGAACCTCCGTGACCACCAAGCCTCGGACCGGCTCGATCCCGTCGCGGTCACGCGGATGATCGGCCTGCGCAACCGGTACTCCGCATCAACGCTCTGGCAAGACATCAAGCTGCTGACCGAGCGGGCCACCGCTCACTTCCCGGACGACGGGCGACTCCTGATCCGGTTCCCAGAACCCGCCGAGCACTCCCGTGCCCGCTCTCTCCTGGCGGGCACGGACCCGATCCCGCTGTTCCGGGACCTGCTGGAACGAACCGTCACCCGGCTCCCGTGGACCGGATCCCGGACCGCCGTCCAGCTGTCGGCCGGCATGGATTCCACCACCGTCGCCCTCGCACTCCGCACCGCACCGCAAGGCACCGGCGTCACCGCCGGGACGGTCGTCCTCGACACCGAACGGGGTCTCCAACAGAACGGGCGCCGACGGCTGATCCTGGAGCACATCGCCTCAGGTTGGACGAGCATCACCGTGAACGCGATGGACCACCTGCCGTACGGGGGCACCTCCCTGTTCTCCCGGGCTGGTCGGGTTTCGCCGACCAGTGACATCTACATCGACGCGCTCGAAACTCTCGCCGCTCGGTTCGCAGACCTGGGCGTCCGCGCGGTGTTCACCGGCATCGGCGGGGACGAGCTCATGGCCACCACGGCCGCCGAGGACATCGCCGGGCCAGGCGGGTTCGAACCGGATGCCCCGCCGTGGCTCGGCTCCGCCGCACGGGCCTTGCTCGTCGACGTCGACTCTGCGATCACCCCGGCCGCCGTCGTCCCGGAGACCGCGCTGATGGCGAAGACCGTATGCGGTCCGGCACTCATGCGCCGGGGCATGTGGCCGATTCACCCGCTCACCGACCCCTTGCTCGTCCGCTTCTGCGAGTGGCTGCCGGTGGAGTGGCGCCGGGGCAAGCACCTCATGCGGGAGCTCATCGGCCGCACCGGCATGCCCGTCCAGGTCGCTCGACCGCCGGTCGTGGAGAACTTCCACCATGTCATCGTCACGGCGATGTGCCGGCACGGGGCACCCCGTATCCGGCAGATCCTCAGCGATGGCTCGCCGCTGATCGAAGCCCGGCTCCTCGATCCGGACGGACTCGCCCAGGTCGCGGACCGGCTGGAGGCCGGAAAGCCGACAGGCGACGACCATGAGGTCGTCTTCGCCCTGCTCGCGGACTCTGCCCTCACTACCCGCTGA
- a CDS encoding dienelactone hydrolase family protein — protein MPRTPTVAQIVLFHSAYGLRPAVHAAADRLRAAGHTVHTPDLFDGRTFDDIEEGLAYQEEVGGNDELLRRAVGAVAPLSDRGLVYAGLSLGGSLAQNLALADEKARGLLLLHGTSDLREDAASEIPVQLHVAEPDPFETEDWLNAWYLRMRKAGADVEVHRYHGAGHLFTDPDLADYDAEAAERTCAVALDFLAELDA, from the coding sequence ATTCCAAGGACCCCGACCGTGGCCCAGATCGTCCTCTTCCACTCCGCCTACGGGCTGCGCCCCGCCGTCCACGCCGCCGCAGACCGGCTGCGCGCCGCCGGGCACACCGTGCACACGCCGGATCTCTTCGACGGGCGGACCTTCGACGACATCGAGGAAGGGCTGGCGTACCAGGAGGAGGTCGGCGGGAACGACGAACTGCTGCGGCGGGCGGTCGGCGCCGTCGCCCCGCTGTCCGACCGCGGCCTGGTGTACGCGGGCCTCTCGCTGGGCGGCTCGCTCGCACAGAACCTCGCGCTCGCGGACGAGAAGGCGCGCGGGCTGCTGCTCCTGCATGGCACCTCCGACCTGCGGGAGGACGCGGCCAGCGAGATCCCGGTGCAGCTGCACGTCGCCGAGCCGGACCCGTTCGAGACCGAGGACTGGCTGAACGCCTGGTACCTGCGGATGCGCAAGGCCGGGGCGGATGTGGAGGTGCACCGGTACCACGGAGCCGGGCATCTCTTCACCGACCCCGACCTGGCCGACTACGACGCCGAGGCCGCCGAGCGCACGTGCGCCGTCGCGCTCGACTTCCTCGCCGAGCTGGACGCCTGA
- a CDS encoding ABC transporter permease, protein MRQLRRRRTLIIGGVLAAMPLVLLAAFQIGGTPGRPDRTTFIELATASGPNFAITMLFVGTGFMLVIPVALFCGDTVASEASWSSLRYLLAAPVPRARLLARKFVVGLAFSAAAVVMLPAIGLVVGTIAYGWGDLKLPTGVSLSAGQALPRLAIAVAFVFLSEIVIAALAFWLSTATDAPLGAVGGAVFASIITGVLDAVTALGDLRQWLPAHWQYAWADALQPQLEWGGMVQGVSLSLSYAVVLLALAFRGFGRKDVVS, encoded by the coding sequence ATGCGGCAGCTGCGGCGGCGGCGGACGCTGATCATCGGCGGGGTGCTGGCGGCGATGCCGCTGGTGCTGCTGGCCGCGTTCCAGATCGGCGGCACGCCGGGCCGTCCGGACCGGACGACGTTCATCGAGCTGGCGACCGCCTCCGGGCCCAACTTCGCCATCACGATGCTGTTCGTGGGCACCGGCTTCATGCTGGTGATCCCGGTCGCGCTGTTCTGCGGCGACACCGTCGCCTCCGAGGCCAGCTGGTCCTCGTTGCGCTACCTGCTGGCCGCGCCGGTGCCCCGGGCCCGGCTGCTGGCGCGCAAGTTCGTGGTCGGGCTGGCGTTCTCGGCGGCCGCGGTGGTCATGCTGCCCGCGATCGGGCTGGTCGTGGGGACGATCGCGTACGGGTGGGGGGATCTGAAGCTCCCGACGGGCGTCAGCCTGTCGGCCGGGCAGGCGCTGCCGCGGCTGGCCATCGCGGTGGCGTTCGTGTTCCTCAGCGAGATCGTGATCGCGGCGCTGGCGTTCTGGCTCTCGACGGCGACGGACGCGCCGCTGGGCGCGGTCGGCGGGGCGGTGTTCGCGTCGATCATCACCGGGGTGCTGGACGCCGTCACGGCGCTGGGCGACCTGCGGCAGTGGCTGCCAGCGCACTGGCAGTACGCGTGGGCGGACGCCCTGCAGCCGCAGCTGGAGTGGGGCGGCATGGTGCAGGGCGTCTCGCTGTCGCTCTCGTACGCGGTGGTGCTGCTGGCGTTGGCCTTCCGGGGGTTCGGGCGGAAGGACGTGGTGTCGTAG
- a CDS encoding alpha/beta fold hydrolase — MELGGAWRRWRGRGTVARRRLLAGAVALVAVAGVGSAAVAAGGEQAVRQEDRFLSMPETPGSDRQVQLDTSFFTTGSTPRPAVLLAHGFGGSKDGERDRARQLARQGYAVLTWSARGFGHSGGKIGLNAPDREVEDVKHLVDWLAQRPEVRLDAPGDPRVGITGASYGGAISLLASAYDHRIDAVATQITWWNLADALFPQGMQGSDAADGVFKKLWAGIFFTTGAAGDLGPSGGAPRGGGGSKPGDGGADEGRPVGCGRFLESLCQMYDRVATAGHADPDAVALLERSSPSSVAAQLTAPTLVVQGQQDSLFPLDQGDAIARAVAANGAPVAVDWFAGGHDGGTDTSARVDDRVTAWFDHYLTGRGNDTGPAFRVTRTGGVDSTGFQAVLRGATADRYPGLGGTGSRSVELAGGEKTFANPPGGAPPNISTLPGIGALSQAASLGAGLSLDFPGQHAAFESAPLDGPLHLTGQPTVPVRVQADKADAVLFAKLYDVGPDGKAVLPQQLAAPLRVTGADAGRTVTVALPAVDHTFPAGHRLRLVLAGTDLAYASPAEPATYRVAVAGALSVPTVEGLVTEAAPLPARTWVLPLVAVAVAAGVVLLPWLRRRRVPRGPGYDPALAEVPLQITGLSKRYQGAADRYAVRELSFRVEQGQVLGLLGPNGAGKTTTLRMLMGLIRPDAGEIRIFGHLVRPGAPVLSRVGAFVEGAGFLPHLSGRANLRLYWQATGRPEEDARFDEALAIAGLGEALDRAVRTYSQGMRQRLAIAQAMLGMPDLLILDEPTNGLDPPQIREMREVMIRYAAAGRTVIVSSHLLAEVEQSCTDLVVMDHGQLVTTGAVGEIVGAGELLMIGVAASYAPESVVEKVDALAGVGSAEAVEGGLLVQLDGLAASELLAELVRLGVPVESAGPHRRLEDAFLSLIGGAA, encoded by the coding sequence ATGGAGCTCGGTGGGGCATGGCGCCGGTGGCGCGGTCGCGGGACGGTGGCGCGACGAAGACTGCTGGCCGGCGCGGTGGCCCTGGTGGCCGTCGCCGGGGTCGGCTCGGCGGCGGTGGCGGCCGGCGGCGAGCAGGCGGTCCGTCAGGAGGATCGTTTCCTCAGCATGCCGGAGACGCCCGGCAGCGACCGGCAAGTCCAGCTGGACACCTCGTTCTTCACCACCGGGTCCACCCCGCGCCCGGCCGTCCTGCTCGCGCACGGCTTCGGCGGCTCCAAGGACGGCGAGCGCGACCGCGCCCGGCAGCTGGCCCGGCAGGGCTACGCGGTGCTGACCTGGTCGGCGCGCGGCTTCGGACACTCCGGCGGGAAGATCGGCCTCAACGCGCCCGACCGCGAGGTCGAGGACGTGAAACACCTGGTGGACTGGCTGGCACAGCGGCCCGAGGTGCGGCTCGACGCCCCCGGTGATCCCCGGGTCGGCATCACCGGCGCCTCCTACGGCGGGGCGATCTCGCTGCTGGCATCCGCGTACGATCACCGGATCGACGCGGTGGCCACCCAGATCACGTGGTGGAACCTGGCCGACGCGCTGTTCCCGCAGGGCATGCAGGGCTCGGACGCGGCGGACGGCGTGTTCAAGAAGCTCTGGGCCGGGATCTTCTTCACCACGGGCGCGGCCGGCGACCTCGGGCCGTCCGGCGGCGCGCCGCGCGGGGGCGGCGGGTCGAAGCCGGGCGACGGCGGGGCGGATGAGGGCAGGCCGGTCGGGTGCGGGCGGTTCCTGGAGTCGCTCTGCCAGATGTACGACCGGGTCGCCACCGCCGGGCACGCCGATCCGGACGCCGTCGCGCTGCTGGAGCGCTCCAGCCCGTCCTCGGTGGCCGCGCAGCTCACGGCGCCCACCCTGGTCGTCCAGGGCCAGCAGGACTCGCTGTTCCCGCTCGACCAGGGCGACGCGATCGCCCGGGCGGTCGCCGCCAACGGCGCGCCCGTCGCGGTGGACTGGTTCGCGGGCGGGCACGACGGCGGCACCGACACCAGCGCCCGGGTGGACGACCGGGTGACCGCCTGGTTCGACCACTATCTGACGGGGCGCGGGAACGACACCGGTCCGGCGTTCCGCGTCACCCGTACCGGCGGGGTCGACTCCACGGGCTTCCAGGCCGTGCTGCGCGGCGCCACCGCCGACCGGTACCCGGGCCTGGGCGGGACGGGCTCGCGCTCGGTCGAGCTGGCCGGTGGCGAGAAGACCTTCGCGAATCCGCCCGGCGGCGCGCCGCCGAACATCTCCACGCTGCCCGGCATCGGCGCGCTCAGCCAGGCCGCCTCGCTCGGCGCCGGGCTGTCGCTCGACTTCCCCGGCCAGCACGCCGCCTTCGAGTCCGCGCCGCTCGACGGCCCGCTGCACCTGACCGGTCAGCCGACCGTGCCCGTCCGGGTACAGGCCGACAAGGCGGACGCGGTGCTCTTCGCCAAGCTGTACGACGTCGGGCCGGACGGCAAGGCCGTGCTGCCGCAGCAGCTCGCCGCCCCGCTGCGGGTCACCGGCGCGGACGCGGGCCGGACCGTGACGGTCGCGCTGCCCGCCGTCGACCACACCTTCCCGGCGGGGCACCGGCTACGGCTCGTCCTGGCCGGCACCGACCTCGCGTACGCCTCGCCCGCCGAACCGGCCACCTACCGGGTGGCGGTGGCCGGGGCGCTCAGCGTGCCGACCGTCGAAGGGCTGGTCACCGAGGCGGCGCCGCTGCCCGCGCGCACCTGGGTGCTGCCGCTGGTCGCCGTTGCGGTGGCAGCCGGTGTGGTGCTCCTGCCCTGGCTGCGGCGGCGCCGGGTGCCGCGGGGGCCTGGTTACGACCCGGCGCTCGCCGAAGTGCCACTGCAGATCACCGGGCTCAGCAAGCGCTACCAGGGTGCCGCGGACCGGTACGCCGTACGGGAGTTGAGCTTCCGGGTCGAGCAGGGGCAGGTGCTCGGCCTGCTCGGGCCCAACGGCGCCGGCAAGACCACCACCCTGCGGATGCTGATGGGCCTGATCAGGCCCGACGCGGGCGAGATCCGGATCTTCGGCCACCTGGTGCGGCCGGGCGCGCCGGTGCTCTCCCGGGTCGGCGCGTTCGTCGAGGGCGCGGGCTTCCTGCCGCACCTCAGCGGGCGGGCCAACCTGCGGCTGTACTGGCAGGCCACCGGACGGCCGGAGGAGGACGCCCGCTTCGACGAGGCGCTCGCCATCGCCGGGCTCGGCGAGGCGCTCGACCGCGCGGTCCGGACGTACTCGCAGGGCATGCGGCAGCGGCTCGCGATCGCCCAGGCGATGCTGGGGATGCCGGACCTGCTCATCCTGGACGAGCCGACCAACGGGCTCGACCCGCCGCAGATCCGCGAGATGCGCGAGGTGATGATCCGGTACGCGGCGGCCGGGCGGACCGTCATCGTGTCCAGCCACCTGCTGGCCGAGGTGGAGCAGAGCTGCACGGATCTCGTGGTGATGGACCACGGGCAGCTGGTGACGACGGGCGCCGTCGGCGAGATCGTCGGGGCCGGCGAACTGCTGATGATCGGTGTCGCCGCCTCGTACGCGCCGGAGTCGGTCGTCGAGAAGGTGGACGCGCTCGCCGGGGTCGGCTCGGCGGAGGCCGTCGAGGGCGGGCTGCTGGTGCAACTGGACGGGCTGGCGGCGAGCGAGCTGCTGGCCGAGCTGGTGCGCCTCGGCGTGCCGGTGGAGAGCGCCGGGCCGCACCGGCGGCTGGAGGACGCGTTCCTGTCGTTGATCGGAGGTGCGGCGTGA
- a CDS encoding GNAT family N-acetyltransferase produces the protein MTATVGIRVAEGEADLALVRAVRREVFVVEQNVPEELEYDEYDATSVHLLAVGADGAALGTGRLIFGEQALKLTGGVEGRVLLGRLAVVRAARGTGLGAELVRAIEAAAVERGAVELELHAQVQALGFYERLGYVAEGSVYEDAGIPHRTMTRVL, from the coding sequence ATGACGGCGACGGTCGGGATCAGGGTCGCCGAGGGCGAGGCGGACCTGGCGCTGGTGCGGGCCGTCCGGCGTGAGGTGTTCGTCGTCGAGCAGAACGTGCCGGAGGAGCTGGAGTACGACGAGTACGACGCCACGTCGGTGCACCTGCTGGCGGTGGGCGCGGACGGCGCCGCGCTCGGGACCGGACGGCTGATCTTCGGGGAGCAGGCGCTGAAGCTCACCGGGGGTGTCGAGGGCCGGGTGCTGCTCGGGCGGCTCGCGGTGGTCCGGGCGGCCCGGGGGACCGGGCTCGGGGCCGAGCTCGTGCGGGCGATCGAGGCGGCGGCCGTCGAGCGCGGGGCGGTCGAGCTGGAGCTGCATGCCCAGGTGCAGGCGCTGGGGTTCTACGAGCGGCTGGGGTACGTGGCGGAGGGGTCGGTGTACGAGGACGCCGGGATTCCGCATCGGACGATGACACGGGTTCTGTAG